One Brachybacterium kimchii genomic window carries:
- a CDS encoding ROK family protein, with translation MPGAEHRDREATDRGSDAAAPGAAPLAVLALDIGGTKITAARVRIAPDRSRAEVLEETTVPTPAREGARAVLEAALDAGSRIVGDADGAGDAGARISAVGISTAGVVDVARGEITHATSSLPGWPGTRVAAAFTERFGTPARALNDVHAHGLGEALFGTGRDASSLLLVAVGTGIGGAQVVDGRPVVGVRGAAGHVGHVTVPEAASVPCTCGRVGHLEGLASGPGILDLARRLGADTAQCADGPALAAAARDADGPAREAYRLAGLATGRVIGSLLNVLDAQTVALAGGVVGASEVWDDALRQGVAREAMDVVSATPVVPAQAGARAALLGAAAWAIA, from the coding sequence ATGCCCGGCGCTGAGCACCGCGACCGCGAGGCGACGGACCGCGGATCGGACGCCGCCGCACCCGGCGCCGCTCCGCTCGCGGTGCTCGCCCTCGACATCGGCGGCACCAAGATCACGGCCGCACGGGTGAGGATCGCGCCGGACCGCTCCCGCGCCGAGGTGCTCGAGGAGACGACCGTCCCGACCCCCGCGCGCGAAGGGGCCAGGGCCGTGCTCGAGGCGGCCCTCGACGCCGGGTCGCGCATCGTCGGCGACGCGGACGGGGCAGGTGATGCGGGGGCGCGGATCTCGGCCGTCGGCATCTCCACGGCCGGGGTCGTGGACGTGGCGCGCGGGGAGATCACCCACGCGACGTCCTCGCTGCCGGGCTGGCCGGGGACGCGCGTGGCCGCCGCCTTCACCGAGCGCTTCGGCACCCCCGCGCGGGCGCTCAACGACGTCCACGCGCACGGGCTCGGCGAGGCCCTGTTCGGCACCGGACGGGACGCCTCCTCACTGCTGCTCGTGGCCGTGGGGACGGGCATCGGCGGCGCCCAGGTGGTCGACGGCCGGCCGGTCGTGGGCGTGCGCGGGGCCGCGGGGCACGTGGGCCACGTGACCGTCCCCGAGGCCGCGTCCGTCCCCTGCACGTGCGGTCGCGTCGGGCATCTCGAGGGGCTCGCCTCCGGGCCCGGGATCCTCGACCTCGCCCGGCGCCTCGGCGCGGACACGGCGCAGTGCGCCGACGGGCCCGCCCTGGCCGCCGCCGCACGCGACGCCGACGGCCCGGCACGCGAGGCCTACCGCCTGGCGGGCCTCGCCACGGGCCGCGTCATCGGCTCGCTCCTGAACGTGCTGGACGCCCAGACCGTCGCCCTCGCGGGCGGCGTCGTCGGCGCGAGCGAGGTCTGGGACGATGCCCTCAGGCAGGGCGTCGCGCGCGAGGCGATGGACGTCGTCTCCGCGACGCCCGTGGTCCCCGCGCAGGCCGGTGCGCGCGCGGCACTGCTCGGCGCCGCGGCCTGGGCGATCGCCTGA
- a CDS encoding ABC transporter permease, whose protein sequence is MSSLVRLIGRRLVSLPLMILGVTLLVFVVMSFSPSDPARLALGESASPAALAQYREANGLDDPLVVRYLRFLGGMLHGDLGTTSGNTPVTDVVAKAFPITLQLTFLGLAFAIVLAAILGVLAALFRDRWPDQLIRVLSVAALATPSFWLAILLIQWLGEVPGGWGAFPALVSQWVGPLTDPMTWSHNVALPAIALGVPVAGSLTRVVRTAMVEELDRDYVRTAVGAGVPYPIVVARNVLRNALITPITVLGLRVGYLMGGAVIIEIIFNIQAMGQLILDGVKRNDVFLVQGVTLTVAIAFIVVNILVDLLYVLVNPRIRSI, encoded by the coding sequence GTGTCCTCACTCGTCCGTCTGATCGGCAGGCGACTCGTCTCGCTGCCGCTCATGATCCTCGGCGTCACCCTGCTGGTGTTCGTCGTGATGTCGTTCTCCCCGTCGGACCCGGCGCGCCTCGCGCTCGGCGAGTCCGCCTCACCCGCGGCCCTCGCCCAGTACCGCGAGGCGAACGGTCTGGACGACCCGCTGGTCGTCCGCTACCTGCGGTTCCTCGGCGGCATGCTCCACGGGGATCTCGGCACCACGAGCGGCAACACGCCCGTCACCGACGTGGTCGCCAAGGCCTTCCCCATCACGCTGCAGCTGACCTTCCTGGGCCTCGCCTTCGCGATCGTCCTGGCCGCGATCCTGGGCGTGCTCGCCGCGCTCTTCCGCGACCGGTGGCCCGACCAGCTCATCCGCGTGCTGTCCGTCGCCGCCCTCGCGACCCCGTCGTTCTGGCTCGCGATCCTCCTCATCCAATGGCTCGGCGAGGTCCCGGGCGGCTGGGGCGCCTTCCCCGCCCTGGTCAGCCAGTGGGTCGGTCCGCTCACGGACCCGATGACGTGGTCCCACAACGTCGCGCTCCCCGCGATCGCCCTGGGCGTTCCGGTCGCGGGCTCCCTCACCCGCGTGGTGCGCACGGCGATGGTCGAGGAGCTCGACCGCGACTACGTGCGCACGGCCGTCGGCGCCGGCGTCCCCTACCCGATCGTGGTCGCGCGCAACGTGCTGCGCAACGCGCTCATCACGCCGATCACCGTGCTGGGCCTGCGCGTGGGCTACCTGATGGGCGGTGCGGTGATCATCGAGATCATCTTCAACATCCAGGCGATGGGCCAGCTCATCCTCGACGGCGTGAAGCGCAACGACGTGTTCCTCGTCCAGGGAGTGACGCTCACCGTGGCGATTGCATTCATCGTCGTGAACATCCTCGTGGACCTGCTCTACGTCCTCGTCAACCCCCGGATCAGGAGCATCTGA
- a CDS encoding ABC transporter ATP-binding protein: MSAQDARPRGAARDDRGDGPVIELRDVHVVHRLRTGSLLHPDTIRAVDGISLSVDRGQVLGIVGESGSGKSTLARVMTGLQKVTSGEVLFHGAALGRSRAARRELGRTISVVFQDPATALNPRLVVREALMDPLRVHGIGTEKERLERVTELIHQVGLPVSALDVLPRQISGGQRQRVAIARALTLRPDVIVADEPTSALDVSVRAQVLNLLMDLKAELGLGLVFISHDISTVRFVSDEILVMNRGRAVEHGPAAQVFADAEDPYTRSLLAAAPTLL; this comes from the coding sequence ATGAGCGCCCAGGATGCCCGCCCCCGCGGCGCCGCCCGCGACGACCGGGGCGACGGCCCGGTGATCGAGCTGCGCGACGTGCACGTGGTGCACCGCCTGCGCACGGGATCGCTCCTGCACCCCGACACCATCCGCGCGGTCGACGGCATCAGCCTGAGCGTGGACCGCGGGCAGGTGCTCGGCATCGTCGGCGAGTCCGGCTCGGGCAAGTCGACCCTGGCGCGCGTGATGACCGGCCTGCAGAAGGTCACCAGCGGCGAGGTGCTCTTCCACGGCGCGGCGCTGGGACGCTCGCGCGCCGCGCGCCGGGAGCTCGGCCGCACCATCTCGGTGGTCTTCCAGGACCCGGCGACGGCGCTCAACCCGCGGCTCGTCGTCCGCGAGGCGCTCATGGACCCCCTGCGGGTCCATGGGATCGGCACCGAGAAGGAGCGGCTGGAGCGGGTGACCGAGCTCATCCACCAGGTCGGCCTGCCCGTCTCCGCGCTCGACGTGCTCCCCCGCCAGATCTCCGGCGGCCAGCGCCAGCGCGTCGCGATCGCACGCGCCCTCACCCTGCGACCGGACGTGATCGTGGCCGACGAGCCCACGAGCGCCCTGGACGTCTCGGTGCGGGCCCAGGTGCTCAACCTGCTCATGGACCTCAAGGCCGAGCTCGGCCTGGGGCTCGTCTTCATCTCCCACGACATCTCGACGGTCCGCTTCGTCTCCGACGAGATCCTGGTGATGAACCGCGGGCGCGCCGTCGAGCACGGCCCCGCCGCACAGGTCTTCGCCGACGCCGAGGACCCCTACACCCGCTCCCTGCTCGCCGCGGCCCCCACACTGCTCTGA
- a CDS encoding N-acetylmannosamine-6-phosphate 2-epimerase, producing MHPLVSALEGRLIVSCQAYPGEPMRDPGTMAQVAASVERGGAAAVRAQGLEDIRQVKGAVDVPVIGIWKDGGEGVFITPTLDHCLAVIDAGADVLALDGTSRPRPDGRTFAETVAAVRERFSGPIMADCDSLESALAAAEAGAEIVGTTLAGYTDARPRTEGPDLELLSELAGALPATSVLVAEGRVHTPAQAAACADAGAFAVVVGTAITHPTTLTTWFRDAVES from the coding sequence ATGCATCCCCTGGTCTCCGCCCTCGAGGGCCGTCTGATCGTGTCCTGCCAGGCCTACCCCGGGGAGCCGATGCGCGACCCCGGCACCATGGCGCAGGTCGCCGCCTCCGTCGAGCGCGGCGGCGCGGCCGCGGTGCGCGCCCAGGGCCTCGAGGACATCCGGCAGGTGAAGGGGGCCGTGGACGTCCCCGTGATCGGGATCTGGAAGGACGGCGGCGAGGGCGTCTTCATCACGCCCACCCTCGATCACTGCCTGGCCGTGATCGACGCCGGCGCGGACGTCCTGGCGCTCGACGGCACCTCGCGGCCCCGCCCCGACGGCCGCACCTTCGCCGAGACCGTCGCCGCCGTCCGCGAGCGCTTCTCGGGTCCGATCATGGCCGACTGCGACAGCCTCGAGTCGGCCCTCGCGGCGGCCGAGGCGGGAGCCGAGATCGTCGGCACCACCCTGGCCGGCTACACCGATGCTCGCCCCCGCACCGAGGGCCCCGACCTCGAGCTGCTGAGCGAGCTCGCAGGGGCCCTGCCTGCGACCTCCGTGCTCGTGGCCGAGGGCCGCGTGCACACGCCCGCGCAGGCCGCGGCCTGCGCCGATGCCGGTGCGTTCGCCGTGGTCGTGGGCACCGCGATCACGCACCCCACGACCCTCACCACCTGGTTCCGCGACGCGGTCGAGTCCTGA
- a CDS encoding dihydrodipicolinate synthase family protein: MTTTAPETTGGSHALRGVVPPLLTPLTPEGDLDRASLSRLVARLLEAGVDGIFALGSSGEVAYHDDAMRDRVLDAVVGEVAGQVPVLAGVIDMQTHRVISHVRAAEKHGVAGIVATAPFYAITGPDEIGAHFRAIGAASSVPVWAYDIPVCVHVKLAPAQLMELAADGAIAGVKDSSGDDVSFRRLATLNRAAGSPLTLLTGHEVVVDGAYLSGADGSVPGLGNVDPAGYVRMDRAARAGDWDTVRAEQDRLAALFEIVFQPTDKAGPAAGVGAFKTALRELGVLSTNTMSLPMTPIEGGAVDRIRTILDQAGLLDARR; encoded by the coding sequence ATGACCACCACCGCACCCGAGACCACCGGCGGATCGCACGCGCTGCGGGGCGTCGTCCCGCCGCTCCTGACCCCGCTGACCCCTGAGGGCGACCTCGACCGGGCGAGCCTGAGCAGGCTCGTCGCCCGCCTCCTCGAGGCGGGGGTCGACGGCATCTTCGCGCTCGGCTCGAGCGGGGAGGTCGCGTATCACGACGACGCCATGCGCGACCGCGTGCTCGACGCCGTCGTGGGCGAGGTCGCCGGTCAGGTGCCCGTGCTCGCAGGGGTCATCGACATGCAGACGCATCGGGTGATCTCCCACGTGCGGGCCGCCGAGAAGCACGGCGTCGCGGGCATCGTCGCGACCGCGCCGTTCTACGCGATCACCGGGCCCGACGAGATCGGCGCCCACTTCCGGGCGATCGGCGCGGCCTCCTCCGTGCCGGTGTGGGCCTACGACATCCCCGTCTGCGTGCACGTCAAGCTCGCCCCCGCCCAGCTCATGGAGCTCGCGGCCGACGGCGCGATCGCCGGGGTCAAGGACTCCAGCGGCGACGACGTGTCCTTCCGCCGCCTGGCCACCCTGAACCGCGCGGCCGGCTCCCCGCTGACGCTGCTGACCGGCCACGAGGTCGTCGTCGACGGCGCCTACCTCTCCGGGGCCGACGGCTCGGTGCCGGGGCTCGGCAACGTCGATCCCGCCGGGTACGTGCGCATGGACCGCGCGGCGCGCGCGGGCGACTGGGACACGGTGCGCGCCGAGCAGGACCGCCTCGCGGCCCTGTTCGAGATCGTCTTCCAGCCCACCGACAAGGCCGGTCCGGCCGCCGGCGTGGGCGCCTTCAAGACGGCGCTGCGCGAGCTGGGCGTCCTCTCGACCAACACGATGTCGCTGCCCATGACCCCGATCGAGGGCGGGGCGGTCGACCGCATCCGCACCATCCTCGACCAGGCGGGACTGCTGGATGCCCGGCGCTGA
- a CDS encoding helix-turn-helix transcriptional regulator — MDPITELREFLASRRARVRPEDAGLPAFGSHRRVEGLRREEVALLAGISVEYYTRMERGRVGSVSEEVLRGIARALLLDDIESDHLRRLVRAAGSRRRPEGRSPRPSGAASVRVSETVHRMLDMLPAPAFVRNGRFDVLAANAMGRALYSPVIESMSEPNTARFAFLVPSAQQFFVDFPGAQRDVVAFLHAEAGRDPFSKDLQDLVGELSTRSDRFRELWAEQDVKLHRAGTKHLRHPLVGEMVLDYEAFEIPASPGLRLNVYTAAPGSSAADALAVLGSWAASTAGGADGQDAASDEEPSADAPSRSLRREP; from the coding sequence ATGGATCCGATCACCGAACTGCGGGAGTTCCTCGCCTCGCGCCGCGCCCGCGTGCGCCCCGAGGACGCGGGCCTGCCCGCCTTCGGCAGCCACCGCCGGGTCGAGGGGCTGCGCCGCGAGGAGGTCGCCCTGCTCGCCGGCATCAGCGTCGAGTACTACACCCGCATGGAGCGCGGACGGGTCGGCTCCGTCTCCGAGGAGGTCCTGCGCGGCATCGCACGCGCCCTGCTGCTCGACGACATCGAGTCCGATCACCTGCGGCGGCTGGTGCGGGCCGCGGGCTCGCGCCGCCGGCCCGAGGGCCGCTCCCCGCGGCCGTCCGGGGCGGCGTCCGTCCGGGTCTCGGAGACGGTCCACCGGATGCTCGACATGCTCCCCGCGCCCGCCTTCGTGCGCAACGGCCGCTTCGACGTGCTCGCCGCGAACGCGATGGGCAGGGCGCTGTACAGCCCGGTGATCGAGTCGATGAGCGAGCCGAACACGGCGCGCTTCGCCTTCCTGGTGCCCTCCGCCCAGCAGTTCTTCGTCGACTTCCCCGGCGCGCAGCGCGACGTGGTCGCCTTCCTGCACGCCGAGGCCGGTCGCGACCCCTTCAGCAAGGACCTCCAGGACCTCGTCGGCGAGCTCTCCACGCGCTCCGACCGCTTCCGCGAGCTGTGGGCCGAGCAGGACGTGAAGCTCCATCGCGCCGGCACCAAGCACCTGCGCCACCCGCTGGTGGGGGAGATGGTCCTGGACTACGAGGCCTTCGAGATCCCCGCCAGCCCGGGACTGCGTCTGAACGTGTACACGGCCGCACCCGGTTCGAGCGCGGCCGATGCGCTCGCCGTGCTCGGCAGCTGGGCGGCGAGCACTGCGGGCGGGGCCGACGGTCAGGACGCGGCCTCGGACGAGGAGCCGAGCGCGGACGCACCGTCCCGGAGCCTCCGCCGCGAACCCTGA
- a CDS encoding dipeptide/oligopeptide/nickel ABC transporter permease/ATP-binding protein yields MRRRLGSRLASVSGARPGALRSLPLPSKVALAFLVLLILAAALASVISPFDPLATGSPVQPPSAEHWMGTDSVGRDVFSRLLHGARSSLLIGLCATAAALVVAAVLGSFAATAAKLPSEVLMRILDVVMAFPGIALAAVFVAVFGTSLPVIIFAIAFLYVPQLARVVRANVLAQFGEDYVAASQVMGASTSWILFKHVARNCLAPIMVFATVLVADAIVFEASLSFINAGVQPPSPSWGNIMSEGKAVLLAGYWWPTFFPGVAILLTVLALNILSEGLTDTFASPRVKASVDVDADERAQEKIVGEAERSAVVEEEEEEEQEVLGATGADMARQVLHDSLRRLREAEQARGERPSPATGAPILEVRNLRVAFPEAHGDVDIVDDVSFSVRPGETMGLVGESGSGKSVTSLAIMGLLPRTARVSGEVLLDGKNVLDLGSKQLNALRGHDVAMIYQDALSSLNPSMLIRAQMKQLTSRGGTRSAEDLLELVGLDPARTLSSYPHELSGGQRQRVLIAMALTRDPRLVIADEPTTALDVTVQRQVVELLERLREELGFAMVFVSHDLALVSQLAHRITVMYAGQVVEQGSTAQILTDPRHEYTRGLLGSVLSIEARAERLLQVPGTVPSPREFAAGDRFAPRSQDPSARSDVRPRLVAIDEHEHAGASVGPRTGEHLVATIDRVPSALSFDGAPDPSPQRTAPTTGGTLRPASQTDDRGVRS; encoded by the coding sequence ATGCGCCGACGACTCGGCTCCCGCCTCGCCTCCGTCAGCGGCGCCCGCCCGGGCGCGCTGCGCTCGCTCCCCCTCCCCTCGAAGGTCGCCCTGGCTTTCCTGGTGCTGCTGATCCTGGCCGCCGCACTCGCCTCCGTGATCAGCCCCTTCGACCCGCTCGCGACCGGCTCCCCCGTGCAGCCTCCGAGCGCGGAGCACTGGATGGGCACCGACAGCGTGGGCCGGGACGTGTTCTCGCGACTCCTGCACGGCGCCCGCTCCTCGCTGCTGATCGGCCTGTGCGCCACCGCCGCCGCGCTCGTGGTCGCCGCCGTCCTGGGCTCCTTCGCCGCGACCGCGGCGAAGCTGCCCTCCGAGGTGCTCATGCGCATCCTCGACGTGGTCATGGCATTCCCGGGCATCGCGCTCGCGGCCGTCTTCGTGGCGGTCTTCGGCACCTCGCTGCCGGTGATCATCTTCGCGATCGCCTTCCTCTACGTGCCGCAGCTGGCGCGCGTCGTCCGTGCGAACGTGCTCGCCCAGTTCGGCGAGGACTACGTCGCGGCATCGCAGGTCATGGGGGCCTCGACGTCCTGGATCCTGTTCAAGCACGTGGCGCGCAACTGCCTCGCGCCGATCATGGTCTTCGCGACCGTGCTCGTGGCCGACGCGATCGTCTTCGAGGCCTCGCTCTCGTTCATCAACGCGGGCGTGCAGCCGCCGTCGCCCTCCTGGGGCAACATCATGAGCGAGGGCAAGGCGGTGCTCCTGGCGGGCTACTGGTGGCCGACGTTCTTCCCGGGCGTCGCCATCCTGCTCACCGTCCTCGCCCTGAACATCCTCTCCGAGGGCCTCACCGACACCTTCGCGAGCCCCCGCGTCAAGGCGTCGGTCGACGTCGACGCCGACGAGCGCGCGCAGGAGAAGATCGTGGGGGAGGCCGAGCGGAGCGCCGTGGTCGAGGAGGAGGAAGAAGAGGAGCAGGAGGTGCTCGGCGCGACCGGTGCCGACATGGCCCGCCAGGTCCTGCACGACTCGCTGCGCAGGCTCCGCGAGGCCGAACAGGCGCGGGGCGAGCGCCCGTCTCCCGCGACCGGCGCTCCGATCCTCGAGGTGCGGAACCTCCGCGTCGCCTTTCCCGAGGCGCACGGCGACGTCGACATCGTCGACGACGTCTCCTTCTCGGTGCGCCCCGGGGAGACCATGGGCCTCGTCGGCGAATCGGGGTCCGGCAAGTCCGTCACGAGCCTCGCGATCATGGGACTGCTCCCGCGCACGGCGCGGGTGAGCGGTGAGGTGCTCCTGGACGGCAAGAACGTCCTGGACCTGGGATCGAAGCAGCTCAACGCCCTGCGCGGCCACGACGTCGCGATGATCTACCAGGACGCGCTGAGCTCGCTGAACCCCTCGATGCTCATCCGCGCGCAGATGAAGCAGCTGACCTCCCGCGGCGGCACCCGCAGCGCCGAGGATCTGCTCGAGCTCGTCGGCCTCGATCCCGCGCGCACGCTCTCCTCCTACCCGCACGAGCTCTCGGGCGGGCAGCGCCAGCGCGTGCTGATCGCGATGGCGCTCACCCGCGACCCCCGCCTGGTGATCGCCGACGAGCCCACGACCGCCCTCGACGTGACCGTGCAGAGGCAGGTCGTGGAGCTGCTCGAACGGCTGCGCGAGGAACTGGGCTTCGCGATGGTCTTCGTCAGCCACGACCTCGCCCTGGTCTCCCAGCTCGCCCACCGAATCACCGTGATGTACGCGGGCCAGGTCGTGGAGCAGGGCAGCACCGCCCAGATCCTCACCGATCCCCGCCACGAGTACACGCGGGGCCTGCTGGGCTCCGTGCTCTCGATCGAGGCGCGGGCCGAGCGCCTGCTGCAGGTGCCCGGGACCGTGCCCTCGCCCCGCGAGTTCGCCGCCGGCGACCGCTTCGCCCCGCGCTCGCAGGACCCGTCGGCCCGCTCCGACGTGCGCCCGCGGCTCGTCGCGATCGACGAGCACGAGCACGCGGGCGCCTCCGTCGGGCCCCGGACGGGCGAGCACCTGGTGGCGACGATCGACCGGGTGCCCTCCGCGCTCTCCTTCGACGGCGCCCCGGATCCGTCCCCGCAGCGCACGGCGCCGACCACCGGCGGGACCCTTCGCCCCGCATCGCAGACCGACGACCGAGGAGTCCGCTCATGA